The Pyrus communis chromosome 9, drPyrComm1.1, whole genome shotgun sequence genome has a segment encoding these proteins:
- the LOC137744472 gene encoding protein NIM1-INTERACTING 1-like: MEGGSKKRKMEIEEEDEEEKIEKFFALIRSMREVRELLRGNSNVPKEKTDEKKKEDGKAAGGWNPKFQPEDFLEDVKNSGHHGAGPSKTEEKEDKEENGGGNAINLNLSL, translated from the coding sequence ATGGAAGGAGGAagcaagaagaggaagatggaAATTGAAGAAGAGGATGAAGAGGAAAAGATTGAGAAATTCTTTGCGTTGATTAGAAGTATGAGGGAGGTGCGCGAGCTTCTTAGGGGCAACTCAAACGTCCCAAAGGAGAAGACAgatgagaagaaaaaggaagatgGCAAGGCTGCCGGGGGTTGGAACCCGAAATTTCAACCGGAGGACTTCCTTGAGGATGTTAAGAATTCTGGTCATCATGGAGCAGGCCCCtctaaaacagaagaaaaagaagataaggaagaaaatGGAGGAGGGAATGCTATAAACCTAAATCTTTCTTTGTAG
- the LOC137744772 gene encoding uncharacterized protein: MEESEKEAQRLKSLAEAKYKDSNVKSALKYAKRAERLCPSMEGISSMVTALKIIHTASKSPNPDWYKVLQVEPFAHINTIKKNYKKFAFLLHPDKNPHAGSEEAFKLVNEAVRFLSDKLRRKEYDMKLRIRIQDEKIKESGVGGLDLSMGVESDTFWTACSTCRLLHQFERRYLGHNLVCPSCRKSFKALEVENGENAKIRTSERLRKASLASKGGMSSEGLGRRVSDNGEINGGTGGRRKSDELQRKGEVGTGDLDSQVSAGRRKRGVLERKGEGGTGDVDCQITCGDAGELSSLRLRRRMSSVGEVMERSKPKKAKTGDEMMTLAEIKQKVREGKLKMKDTEDERDKEKRERLRLRHENLKKGKNLKVERRAAPKKKDFESDKSRGMSIEKSIRGSKSGDLEIMVVEDSDFYDFDKDRVGRSFEKGQVWAIYDDDDGMPRLYGLIDEVVSVKPFEVKMSWLDLQNNGDEWLASSEKMGFHVSCGRFKVSRKTSINSLNIFSHLVDCERVAREIYRIYPKKGSVWALYNEAALDAEGRNLSVKDKRCYDIVVFLTTYSEMHGMSIGYLEKVDGFKTVFKRREIGSHAVRLLETSDVRLASHQIPSRKLSGDEAPNIFKDCWELDPASLSPDLLTFGSGR; this comes from the coding sequence atggaagaatcaGAGAAAGAAGCTCAGCGGCTAAAATCTCTAGCCGAGGCCAAATACAAAGACTCCAATGTCAAATCAGCCCTCAAATATGCAAAACGTGCTGAGCGCCTGTGCCCAAGCATGGAAGGCATCTCCTCCATGGTCACTGCCTTAAAGATCATCCATACGGCCTCCAAAAGCCCCAATCCCGACTGGTACAAGGTCTTGCAGGTGGAGCCCTTTGCTCACATCAACACCATTAAGAAGAACTACAAGAAGTTCGCGTTTCTTCTCCACCCTGATAAGAATCCTCATGCCGGTTCCGAAGAGGCTTTCAAACTCGTCAATGAGGCTGTTCGATTCCTTTCTGACAAGCTTAGGAGGAAGGAGTATGATATGAAACTCAGGATTAGGATTCAGGATGAGAAGATAAAAGAAAGTGGTGTTGGGGGTTTAGATTTGAGTATGGGGGTGGAGAGTGACACCTTTTGGACTGCCTGTTCGACGTGCCGGCTTTTGCACCAGTTTGAGAGGAGGTATTTGGGGCATAATTTGGTTTGCCCAAGTTGTAGGAAGAGCTTTAAGGCTCTGGAGGTTGAAAATGGTGAGAATGCCAAGATTAGGACTAGTGAGAGATTAAGGAAAGCGAGTTTGGCATCAAAAGGGGGAATGAGTAGTGAAGGATTGGGGAGGAGAGTGAGTGACAATGGTGAAATAAATGGTGGTACTGGTGGGAGAAGGAAAAGTGATGAGTTGCAGAGGAAGGGTGAAGTAGGTACAGGAGATTTAGACAGTCAAGTGAGTGCTGGGAGAAGGAAGAGAGGTGTTTTGGAGAGGAAAGGTGAAGGGGGTACTGGGGATGTGGATTGTCAAATTACCTGTGGTGATGCTGGTGAACTGAGTAGTTTGAGGTTGAGGAGGAGAATGAGTAGTGTTGGAGAGGTGATGGAGAGGTCTAAACCAAAGAAGGCAAAAACCGGTGATGAAATGATGACATTGGCAGAAATTAAGCAAAAGGTCCGAGAAGGGAAGTTGAAGATGAAGGACACGGAGGATGAAAGAGATAAGGAGAAGAGGGAGAGGCTGAGGCTGAGGCATGAAAATTTAAAGAAGGGTAAGAATTTAAAGGTTGAGAGACGCGCTGCTCCAAAGAAGAAGGATTTTGAAAGTGATAAAAGTAGGGGCATGTCAATAGAGAAGAGCATCAGGGGGTCTAAGAGTGGGGATCTGGAAATTATGGTGGTAGAGGATTCAgatttttatgattttgatAAAGATAGAGTGGGGAGGAGTTTTGAGAAAGGGCAGGTTTGGGCTATAtacgatgatgatgatggaaTGCCAAGGCTTTATGGTTTGATTGATGAGGTTGTTTCTGTCAAACCTTTTGAGGTGAAAATGAGTTGGTTGGATCTTCAGAATAATGGTGATGAGTGGCTTGCCTCTTCAGAGAAAATGGGATTCCATGTGTCTTGTGGGAGGTTTAAAGTTTCCAGAAAGACTtcaattaattcattgaatataTTCTCTCATCTCGTGGATTGTGAAAGGGTGGCAAGAGAGATTTATCGGATTTATCCGAAGAAGGGGTCAGTGTGGGCGCTTTATAATGAAGCAGCTTTGGATGCAGAGGGAAGAAACCTGTCTGTTAAAGACAAGCGGTGTTACGACATAGTTGTGTTTCTGACAACTTATAGTGAGATGCACGGTATGAGTATAGGTTATCTGGAGAAGGTTGATGGGTTCAAGACAGTATTTAAGAGAAGGGAGATCGGGTCTCATGCTGTTAGGTTGCTGGAAACCAGTGATGTTAggttggcttcacaccaaataccTTCTAGGAAGCTCTCGGGTGATGAGGCTCCAAACATTTTTAAAGACTGCTGGGAACTTGATCCTGCTTCTCTTTCTCCGGATTTACTTACATTTGGTTCGGGAAGATAG